TCGAACCCGTCGTGGTGACGCTCGGCAGCGGCGCCGGCGGCGGTGGGCTGCGTGAGCAGATCAAACGAGCCATCGGTATCGACCTGATGGACGAGGACTAACAATGAGTCAAGCAACAGAAGCAGACGTCCGTGAGGACGGCATCATCGAAAGCGTCTCCGGACCGGTCGTAACGGCTCGGGACCTCGACGCCCGGATGAACGACGTCGTCTACGTCGGTTCGGAAGGGCTGATGGGCGAGGTCATCGAGATCGAAGGCAACATCACTACTATCCAGGTGTACGAGGAGACCTCCGGCGTCTCCCCGGGCGAACCCGTCGAAGGGACGGGCTCGCCCCTCTCCGTGGATCTCGGGCCGGGCATGCTCGACGCCATCTACGACGGCGTCCAGCGCCCGCTCGACGTCCTCGAAGAGAAGATGGGATCGCCGTACCTCGACCGCGGGGTCGACGCGCCGGGGATCGACCTGGAGAAGACCTGGGAGTTCGAACCCGAGGTTGAGGCCGGCGACGAGGTCGAAGCCGGTGACATCGTCGGGACGGTCCCGGAGACCCCAAGTATCGATCACAAAGTGATGGTTCCGCCCAACTCCGAAGGCGGCGAGGTCACCTCGATCGAGTCCGGCAACTTCACCGTCGAGGAGACGGTCGTCGAACTGGACTCGGGCGAGGAGATCCAGATGCGCCAGGAGTGGCCGGTCCGTAGCCAGCGTCCGGCCGAGGACAAGGAGACGCCGACCGAGCCGCTCATCTCCGGCCAGCGGGTGCTCGACGGCCTGTTCCCGATCGCGAAAGGCGGGACGGCCGCCATCCCCGGTCCGTTCGGTTCCGGGAAGACCGTCACCCAGCACCAGCTCGCCAAGTGGGCCGACGCGGACATCGTCGTCTATGTCGGCTGTGGCGAGCGTGGCAACGAGATGACCGAAGTGATCGAGGACTTCCCGGAACTGGAAGACCCCATCACGGGCAACGCCCTGATGGACCGGACCTGCCTCATCGCGAACACGTCGAACATGCCCGTCGCGGCGCGTGAGTCCTGTGTGTACACGGGTATCACCATCGCGGAGTACTTCCGCGACATGGGCTACGACGTGGCGCTGATGGCCGACTCCACCTCCCGGTGGGCCGAGGCCATGCGGGAGATCTCCTCGCGACTGGAGGAGATGCCCGGCGAGGAGGGGTACCCCGCGTATCTCTCCGCTCGTCTGAGCGAGTTCTACGAGCGTGCGGGCTACTTCCAGAACATCAACGACACGGAGGGCTCGGTCAGCGTCATCGGGGCCGTCTCCCCGCCCGGCGGGGACTTCTCGGAGCCGGTGACACAGAACACCCTGCGGATCGTCAAGACGTTCTGGGCGCTGGACGCCGACCTCGCCGAACGTCGGCACTTCCCTTCGATCAACTGGAACGAGTCCTACTCGCTGTATCGGGACCAACTCGACCCGTGGTTCGTCGACAACGTCCGGGACGACTGGCCCGAGACACGCCAGTGGGCGATCGACACGCTGGACGAGGAGGCCGAACTCCAGGAGATCGTCCAGCTCGTCGGGAAGGACGCGCTGCCCGAGGACCAGCAGCTCACCTTGGAGATCGCCCGCTACCTGCGTGAGGCGTGGCTCCAGCAGAACGCGTTCCACCCGACCGACACCTACTGCGAGCCCGAGAAGACGTACCGCATCATGGACGCCATCAAGACGTACAACGACGCGGCCTTCGAGGCGCTCGACGCCGGTGTCCCCGTCGAGGAGATCACCGACATCGAGAGCGCGCCCCGACTCAACCGCATCGGCGTCCAGGAGGACTACAACGAGTACATCGACGACCTGGAAGACGACATCACATCGGAACTCCGGGAGCTGTACTAACAATGAAAGAGTACCAGACTATCACAGAGATCAGCGGCCCGCTGGTGTTCGTCGAGACCGACGAGCCGGTCGGCTACGACGAGATCGTCGAGATCGAGACCAGCGACGGCCAGATGCGCCGCGGCCAGGTGCTCGAATCGGCGAGCGACTACGTCGCCATCCAGGTGTTCGAAGGCACCGAGGGGATCGACCGCGAGGCGTCGGTCCGCTTCCTGGGCGAGACGATGAAGATGCCCGTCACCGAGGACCTGCTCGGACGGGTCATGGACGGCACTGGCCAGCCCATCGACGGCGGGCCGGAGATCGTCCCCGACGAGCGCCAGGACATTGTCGGCGCGGCGATCAACCCGTTCTCGCGTGAGTATCCCGAGGAGTTCATCCAGACGGGTGTCTCCGCGATCGACGGCATGAACACGCTCGTCCGCGGCCAGAAACTGCCGATCTTCTCGGCGTCGGGCCTGCCCCACAACGATCTGGCGCTCCAGATCGCCCGGCAGGCGACGGTGCCGGAAGAGGAGGACGGCGAAGACGACGAGGGGTCGGAGTTCGCAGTGATCTTCGGTGCGATGGGGATCACCGCCGAAGAGGCAAACGAGTTCATGGACGACTTCGAGCGGACCGGCGCGCTGGAACGCTCGGTCGTCTTCATGAACCTGGCGGACGACCCGGCCGTCGAGCGGACGATCACGCCGCGGCTGGCGCTGACGACCGCCGAGTATCTCGCCTTCGAGAAGGACTACCACGTGCTGGTCATCCTGACGGACATGACCAACTACTGTGAGGCGCTGCGCGAGATCGGTGCCGCACGCGAGGAGGTCCCGGGCCGCCGTGGCTACCCGGGCTACATGTACACCGACCTCGCACAGCTCTACGAGCGGGCCGGCCGTATCGAGGGCCGCTCGGGCTCGGTGACCCAGATCCCGATCCTGACGATGCCGGGCGACGACGACACCCACCCGATCCCGGACCTGACGGGATACATTACAGAGGGCCAGATCTACATCGACCGGGACCTCAACAGCCAGGGCGTCCAGCCGCCGATCAACGTCCTGCCGAGCCTCTCACGGCTGATGGACGACGGGATCGGCGAGGGCCTGACCCGTGGCGACCACGCCGACGTCAAAGACCAGATCTTCGCCGCCTACGCGGAGGGTGAGGACCTGCGCGACCTCGTGAACATCGTCGGTCGCGAGGCGCTGTCGGACCTGGACAACAAGTACCTCGACTTCGCGGACCGCTTCGAGGACGAGTTCGTCGACCAGGGAATCGATACCGACCGGGACATCGACGAGACGCTGGAACTCGGTTGGGACCTGCTCTCGATGCTCCCGAAAGACGCCCTCAACCGTATCGACGAGGAACTCATCGAGGAACACTACCGCGAGGACGAGCCCGCCGAGACCGTCGAAGCAGAAGCCTGACGACCGACTGACACACTCGGCCCACGCCGTTTTCCGTTCGCTTCGCTACGACAGTGCATCCCAAACCATTTGGGTATATGTAACTTTGCTTGTCCAGTCTAAACTCTACCTGCACTATGCCACAACCAGGCTCGGAATCGATATGGCTCTGGCTCGGTACAGCCGGAATGTTCCTCGGGATGGTGTATTTCATCGCCCGGGGTTGGGGAGAGACAGACGAACGACGACAGAAGTTCTACATCGCCACCATACTGATAACGGCGATCGCCTTCGTGAACTACCTCGCGATGGCGCTTGGCTTCGGACTGACGATCATCGAGTTACCGAACGATCCGGAAGCACCCATCTACTGGGCGCGATACACGGACTGGCTGTTCACGACACCGCTGTTGCTGTACGACCTCGGGCTGTTGGCCGGGGCCGATCGCAACACCATCGCGTCGCTCGTCAGTCTCGACGTCCTGATGATCGGGACTGGCGTCCTCGCGACGCTGTCGGCCGGCAGCGGTGTCCTGTCACCGGGCGCCGAGCGGTTGGTCTGGTGGGGTATCAGCACGGCCTTCCTGCTGGTCCTGCTGTACTTCCTGTTCAGTTCGCTGTCCGGTCGGGTCAGCGACTTACCCAGTGACACACAGAGCACGTTCAAGACCTTGCGGAACCTCGTGACCGTGGTCTGGCTCGTCTATCCGGTCTGGTGGCTCATCGGGACCGAAGGGCTCGGTCTCGTCGGCATCTTCCCGGAGACGGCCGGGTTCATGGTCATCGACCTCGTCGCCAAGGTCGGCTTCGGCTTCATCCTGCTGCGGAGCCACAGCGTCCTCGACGGCGCCAAACAGTCGACGGGCGCGGCGACGCCGGCGGACGACTGACCGGCCCGGTAGCCGGTTCTACGAGCGGTTGCGGTGCTGATTTTTTCGCGTGCGTGTCCACGAGCGCCGGAGTGACTGAAAACGATTAACTGCCTCGGCCCGAAACGAACCGGTAATGGCTAAGGACGTCAAGCCCACGCGCAAGAACTTGATGCAGATCGAGGACCGCATCGAGCTGTCCGAGCGTGGCCACGACACGCTGGAGAAGAAGCGTGACGGGCTCATCATGGAGTTCATGGACATCCTGGATCAGGCACAGGACGTCCGGGACGACCTCGACGACTCCTACGACCGCGCACAGCACGCGATCGACATGGCCCGCGCGATGGAGGGTGACGTCGCGGTGCGGGGCGCTGCCGCGGCGCTCAAGGAACACCCCGAACTGACGACCCAGTCGAAGAACATCATGGGCGTGGTCGTCCCACAGATCGAGTCCAGCAAGGTCAGGAAGTCCCTCGACGAGCGTGGCTACGGCGTGATGGGGACCTCCGCCCGCATCGACGAGGCCGCCGACGCCTACGAGGAACTGCTGGAGAACATCATCCTCGCGGCCGAGGTCGAGACGGCGATGAAGAAGATGCTCGAAGAGATCGAGACCACCAAGCGCCGCGTCAACGCCCTGGAGTTCAAGCTCCTGCCCGACCTCCACGACAACAAGGAGTACATCGAGCAGAAACTCGAAGAACAGGAGCGTGAAGAGATTTTCCGCATGAAGAAGATCAAGGCCAAGAAGGAAGAAGAAGAGGACGAACTCGAAGCCGCCGAGGAAGCGGACGAGGAACTGGAAGCGGTCACCGCTGACGACTGACTCGCTTTTCCGAGCTTTTCACTCACGCTCTCCCCACAGTATCGCGGCCGGTGTTGCAAGCACAGTTTGCCCGCGACTGGACCGAACCGGCATACTACTCCGTCGCGGACTCGACGCCCGTCACCTCGAACCGCGCCCCACCGTCGGTCCCCTCTGTCACCTGTACATCCCAGCCGTGTGTCTCGACGACCCGCTTGACGATGTTCAGTCCGAACCCTGTCCCGTCCTCGCTCGTCGAGTATCCGACCTCGAAAACCCCGCCCCGTTCCTCGGCCGGGATGCCCGGTCCGTCGTCCTCGACGTAGAATCCGCCGGGTAGTTCGCCTACGGTTACGGTGACGTGTGTTCCCGCGTGTTCGACAGCGTTCCGGATCAGGTTTTCGAACAGTTGGCGCAGCCGGCTCTCGTGGGCACGGAGCGTTCGGTCGATGTCAGTGACGAGGGTGGCCTCGGCCGTGTCGACGGTGCGCCAGCAGTTTTGGGCCAGTGCCGCCAGATCGACGAGAGAGCTGTCGGCCGCGGTCTCGCCGTTCTCCGTCAGCGAGAGAACGTCGGTAATCAGCGTGTCGATCCGATCGAGCGCGAGGTCGACCGTCTCGAGGTGCTCGCTATCGCACTCTCGTCGGGCGAGCTTCAACTGTCCGTCCGCGACCTGTAAGGGGTTCCGGAGGTCGTGACTGAGGGTCCTGGTGAGTTCGTCCAGCCTGTCGCGCTGGCGACGTAACAGTTCCTCCTGTTCCTTTCGCTCCGTGATGTCGATGACGATGCCGGTCATCGACCGGGAGTCCCCGTTCTCGGCGACCCGCCCCCGTGCGTCGAGCCAGATGTACTCGCCGTCGGCGTCCTCGATACGTTCCTCGACTTGATAGTGTGTCTCGTTCTCGATCGCGGTCTCGATCGCAGCCTCCACCCGGTCGACGTCGTCGGGATGGAGGCGCTCTTCGAACGCGCCGATGTCGCCGTCGAACTCGTCCGGGGAGAGCCCAAGCAGGTCCAGCAACTCGTCGCTCCAGTACAGGTCGTCGGTGTCGAGGTCCCACTTCCAGAGTCCGGCGCGTGCCTCCTGGAGTGCCATCTCCAGGCGCTGTTTGGTCCGTTGCAGTTCGCGCTGGCGTTCCTTCCGTTCGGTGATGTCGAGTTCGGTCCCGATTATCGCCGGACTCCCGTCGTATGTGGTCCGACTCCCGTGGAGTTCGATATCGATATGCTCGCCGGTCTTCGTGAGTCCGACGGTCTCGTAGTGGATGTCTTCGACGTCCCCGTCGAGCCGCCGCCGGAGCTGCCGTTGTACCCGGTCCCGCTCTGCCGGTGCGACGAGTTCGAGGGGCGACATTCCGACGACCGTCTCCCGCTCGTAGCCGTGAATCTCCGCGAGCGTCGGGTTGACGAAGACGAACTCCCCGTTCTGGATGAGGTAGATGCCGGCGAGGTTCTGTTCGGTGACCTGCTCGTACCGACGGCGGGTCTCGGTTAGTCGCTGTTCGGTCCGGTACTTGTCGACGGCGTTCTCGATCCTGTTGGCCAGGATGGTGAACTGTTCCGGTCCCCCGTCCTTGTGCAGGTAGTCCGTCACACCGGCCGAGATCGCTCGACTGGCGACGGATTCGGTCCCTCTGCCGGTGAAGATGATAACCGGGAGGTCGGGGTGGTCCGAACGGACGGATTCGAGTAACTCGATCCCGGTCGTCTCTGGCATCTCGTAATCGCTGACGATACAGTCAATCCAGGTCCGGTCGAGCGTGGCAAGCCCCTCCGTTGCCGAAGTCGCCGTTTCGACCCGGAATCCCTCATGTTCTCCTTCGAGGTAGTCGGCTGTCAGAGCCAAAAAATCGGGCTCGTCGTCGACGTGAAGAACACGATACTCGGGACTCATGGTCCGTAATCACGTGAGAGAAACATATTAAAAACACGACGGATACACCAGCCGATACACTCGCTCATCTCTTTCTCGGCCTCGGGCGATCCACGCCAGGATCACAGTTGTCTCGACTGCGAAACGTCCCGTCGAGCGGTTGCTCCTGATTGGCGAAGGGGATAAACCGTCGATCCGAGGTCACAGTTTTCTTGTCGTGGCCGCGCACAGCAGATGTATGTCCTGTCCCGAGTGTGGCGGCGAGCAACTGGTGATTCCGGTTCCCGTGGACCTCCGGGAGCACCTCCGGGGGGACGCACCGGGCGTCCTCGTCTGTCGGTCCTGCCTGGCGATGCGTCCGGCGGACGACCCGCCGGCCGAACTGCCCGATCTGACGAGTCTGGACGACGCCCTCCCGTCGAACCCGGAGGCGGCGCTCCCGCTCGTGTTACTCGTCGGGTTGCTGGACTCGCTCGCGGTCAACCGAAGCGAGATCACCGCGTTGCTCGAACGTGCCGAACGGGCCGGCGCCGACCCGTTGCTGGTCGTCGACCGGCTCGGTGACAGTTTCGGCGCGGACGCCCACGTCGACTTGGCGAGTCGCCGTCGACAGCTCGAACAGTTGCTGTGAGAAAACGGCTTACACGCCGGTCGAGTACCGCAGGAGGCCGGCGACCCCGCCGAAGGCGGTCAGGAGCTGTTCACCCTTCTCGAAGTCCGTCGAGACGAAGACCGTCTCCGAGCCCCGCTGGTCGGCCAGTTCCATCAGGTGGTCGATGGCGTCCTCGCGCTCGGCGTCCGCGGCATCGACCGTCGCCGAACACCGGGTGCAGTCGTGGTCATCGGTATCGGCGGTGCTGTTTATCAGTTCGTACTCGTCGTGACCGTTCTCGCAAGTGTAGCTGACGACGTCTTTCCGGAGGTCCTCGGAGATGAGGAGCTGATCGACCGCGCCCATGTTGAGGTTCTGGCGGGTCTGATCGAAGCCGTAGGTGGCCTTGTTGCCGTCGTGGAGTTGCTTGAAGAACTCCTCCATGGTCTGTTTGTCCTGGAGGATCTCGTGTTGAGCCAGGACCTCGTCGGCCGCGTCGACGAGATCGTACAGCCCCGACTCGTCGGTGTAGGCCACGTCGAACTTCCCGAGGACCATGTCCTGGAGTTCGTGGTGGAGGTAATCTCCGTCGAGGAACTCGTCTTTCGTCGGTGAGGGACCACCGACGAGTACGCCGTCCATCTCGTGGCGGTCGTCGACCATCAGGTCGTTCGCCATGCCGGCGACTTCCTGGTAGAAGTTGTCGATCGCTTCGAGGCGCAGCCGGGCGAACCGTTGTGCCGACTGGCCACCTTTCCGCTGTTTGCCCGGGACCAGCGACGACGCGGATTTGACGGGTTCGACCCGCTTTCCTTTGAGCCAGCCGACGTTGGCCTCGCGTCGGTCGAGCACGATGAGGCCGAAGAGACCCTTGTCGGCCAGCATGTCCTCCAGTGGCTCGGTGAGGAACTCGGCGTCACAGTGGTATCGGAACGACTGGATCGGGTCCGGCGGCGATTCGAGGACTTTCGTCACCATATCCGTCCGGCCGCCGCCCTGATCGATGGCACCCGAGAACAGTACCATGCCGTTCTCGGGGGAGGTGTCGTAGTAGCGAAGTCGGTCCTTGATCGAGGTCAACGCGTCCTGGACGGCCGTTCGCGTGTCCTTGGACTTGATGTTCGAGGCCTCGGAGTGCTCCTGGGTGACGTGGGCGACGACATCGCTGAGGAGCTTGTCCTCGGGGACGTAGATAGAGACGAGTTGTGTTCCCGATCCCCGGTAATCCTTGAGCTCCTCGATCACCTTGCGGAACTCGTATTTCTGTTTGTCCGATTGATCCTGTTCCTGCTCGCTCATTACTACGTGTTGGCCGAGGTGGTGTAAGAACCTGTTGACAGGGCGGCGCGACACCCGCGGGAAAGCGCAGCGGTGAACGCAGTGAGCCGCGAGCAAGGGACGCCCGAAGCCACGGGGGCGGAACGCCCGCGGAAGAGGCGGACGATTCGAGCATCGGGGGAACCACAGAACGTGCGAGAGCCAGAGCGGAGCGAGGATCCGAAACGCCGAGCGGCGACCGACTCCACCACGCTGTCGGGTGCCGGTTCGGTCCCTCCCGTATCGGCTACACCTTGTCACCCGACCACACGACAGCCGGTTTTATATGACTGTCATTCCTGTGGACAAGCAACCAAATCATGTCGGGGTACGTGTGTACGGTTGCGGGCGGAAAGGGAGGTGTCGGGAAGACGACGACAGCGGTCAACGTCGGGTCTGCCCTGCAGGAGATGGGGTACGATGTCGCCGTCGTAGACGCGGACCTCGGGATGGCGAACCTCGGTGCGATGCTGTCGGTCGAACCCGAACGGAGCCTCCACGAGATCCTGGCCGGTGACGGCGCCGTCAGTGAGGCATTGACCGACGCGCCGGGTGGGCTGACGGTCATCCCCGGCGAGCAGTCTCTGGAAGCCTTTGCCGACGCCGATCCGGCCAAGCTCCGGAAGGTCATCAAGACGCTGCGGAACGCCTACGACGTTGTCCTGATCGACACCGGCGCGGGGCTGAGCCACGAAGTGGCGGTGCCGCTGGGGCTTGCCGACGGGATCGTGCTGGTGACGACGCCGGACACCGTCGCGGTCGGGGACACCGTCAAGACCGCGGAACTCGCCGACCGGATCGACGGCAACGTCATCGGCGCGATCATCAACCGCGTGACCCGACACACCGACGTTGCAGCCATCACCGAGCAGTTCGACTTCCCGCTGCTCGCCGTGATTCCAGACGACCCGCAGGCGACGACCGAGGAACCGCTCGTCCTCAACGCCCCCGAGAGCTCGGCTGCGGACGCGTTCCGGCGACTGACGACCGCCCTGGAGGGGCTGTGGTTCCACGACCAGAGCGTCGAGGAAGACATCGATACGATCGTCGACGACGACTGGTTCATCGAGGGTGAGGAAAGCGACACCGACGCCGAAGACGAGGACTCCGGGGGCGGGGTCTTCGGGTTGTTCAACTGATCGGCGCTCCGCTCACGATGGAGTTCCAGCGAGCTGTCACTCGGGATCGGTGGTCGTCGTTGGCGTACCAACGAAGGGATCGACTTTCAGACCGGTCGCGTCCGGATTGTGCGCGAGCGACTCTGTCATGTGGATCGCCGTCTCCTCCATGAGTGCTAGACACTCCTCGGACACCGGCTCGTCGTCGTTGGGGCTCGTGCTGAGGTTGAACGTGGACTCGAAGTACAGTGTTCGCCCATCGATCTCGTAGGGAAGGTAGACCCTCCAAAACTCCTTGGTTCGGCGGACCGTCGTACTTCGGCGGGCAGTAACCGTCTCCCCGTTGAACTCGGTCTGGGTCAGCTCTTCCCAGCCCTCGGGGAACGTCGCCTGATCACGGGTCGTCCCGCGCACGAACTGCTGGAGGTTGAGCTGGAGGAAGTCCCCGTTTTGATCGGGTGACTGGAGCTTGACGATGAACACTCCCTCCTGGTTCTCGTCGAACCCCGGCGTCGCAGCCGACTGCTCGCCGAACACGTCCGGGTAGTCGCAGGTGTATGTGAACGGGCGTTCTCCCGGGTCGAACCGCAGGTACTCCCCTGATCCGATGTCCAGGCAGGTCTGGCTGCTGTTGCTGGTGGTATCACCGGCACCGTCGCTGGTGCTACTGCCACCGTCGCTGGTGCCACTGCCACCGTCGCTGGTGCTACTACCACCGTCGCCGCCCGATCCCGGTTCACCCGAGCAGCCGGCCAGTCCCACCGTGACCGCTGTCCCGAGTGAGGCGAGTACTTGTCGCCTGTCGTAGGCTGTTTCGGTTCGGTCGCTCTGGATATCGTGTCGCACGGGAGCCGATACTGTGGGGGATCGAATATAATCGCAGTCTAGCCGTTTAGTGTGGCTCGACCGGACGTCAGCGTGTCCGTATTCCCCGACACAGTGGTGTCACACGTCACATCGACGTTGGGGCTTCGACGCCGACGGCATCGAGCGCGTTCGCGACCGTGTTCCGTGCCGCGACCACGAGCGCCAGCCGCGCTCGCCGGGTCTCCGGATCGGCGTCCAGCACCGGACACTCCCGATAGAAGGCGTTGAACGTCTCGGCGATGTCGCGGGTGTACGTCGCGACGCTGTGGGGTTGGAGGTCCTCGGCGGCTTCCTCGATGACTCTCGGGAAGCGGGCGACGACACGCAGGAGATCCAGTTCCTCGGGCTCGGTGAGCGCGTCGAAGTCGGGTTCAGTGGGGCGGTCCCCGGTTTCGTCGAGGATGCCACAGCACCGCGCGTGGACGTACTGGACGTAGGGTGCCGACTGGGCCTCGAAGTCCAGCGCGCGGTCCCACTCGAAGGTGATCCCCTTCGTGGGCTGTTTCGAGACGATGTCGTATCGGACGGCGCCGATACCGACCTGGTGGGCGATGCGCTCGATGTCGTCCTCGTCGAGATCACCCCGGCTCCGGTCGTCGAGGCGGTCCTCGACCTCATCCCGTGCCCGATCGATCGCTTCGTCGAGCAGGTCGTCCAGATCGATCCCGGTCCCTTCGCGGGTACTCATCCCGCCCTCGGGGAGGTTGACCCACGAGTAAAACACTTGCCGGAGTTGCTCGGTGTCGTTGCCCAGCAGTTCTAGGGTAGCCGACAGCTGGTCGGCCTGGAGCTTGTGGTCCTCGCCCAGCACCGTCACCGCACGGTCGTAGTTCTCGAACTTCCACTCGTGGTGGGCCAGGTCACGCGTCGTGTACAGCGAGGTCCCGTCCGAGCGCAGGAACACGAGGTTCTTCTCGAAGTCGGGCAGGTCGAGTTGCCAGGCGTCGTCCTCGTAGACCGCACAGTCCAGCGCTTGCAGTCGGTCGACGAGTTCGTCCGTCGACCCGTCACGCATGAACTGGGTCTCCTTGACGAACTCGTCGAACTCGGCGGGGAGCCGTTCGAGCGTCGTCTGCATCCCGCCGAGGACCGTGTCGACGACCTCGGCGACCCGTTCGTAGGTCTCCTCGTCGCCCTCCTCCAACCCCTGGAGGATCGCCGCGATCTCGGCTTCGGCCTCCTCGACGGCGTCCGGCTCCTCGTCTTCGAGATACGAGTTGCCCGCCCGGTAGTACCGGACCATCTCGTACTCCGGGGAGTCCCGTTCGGGCTCGGGCAGTTCGCTCTCGTCGATGGTCTCATAGGCCCAGGTGAACACCGCGATCTGTCGGCCGGCGTCGTTGACGTAGTAGTGGCGATCCACGTCGTACCCGGCGTAATCGAGCACGCGAGCGACCGCGTCGCCGATGATCGGGTTCCGAGCACGGCCAACGTGGACCGGTCCGGTCGGGTTCGCCGACGTGTGTTCGACGACGACGCTCGTCTCCCGGTCGGGCAGCCGTCCGTAGTCGTCGTCGACGGCGGCCGAGAGCGTCTCGGCGAAGTAGGCCTCGCTGGGCAGGAAGTTGACGTACGGCCCCTGTGTCGTCACGTCGCTGACGTAGGTCAGTCCGGTGGTGTCGATCGCCTCGGCGATGTCGGCGGCGACTGCCGGCGGTGGTGCGCCGACCTCCCCGGCCAGCCGGAAGGCCGCGCTGGACGCCAGGACGGCGTCGACGTCCTCCGGCGGCTCCTCGATCCCGAGGTCGTCGGTCGGGAGGTCAAGATCGGTGAGCGCGGCCGCCAGCGCGTCAGCGGCTTCCGCGCGAAGCTGCAGGAACATACGCCGGGCTTTCGCGGCGGGGAGTAAATGGGTAACGAAAGGCGGCGTCAGGCGAACAGCCGCGGCCCGAAGATCATCAACAGCAGCCCACCGATCATCGAGACGGTGATCGTGATCGTGACCGCCGTCGTGAGCTGTCGCCGGTCCGGAACCGGGAGTCGAGAGACGAACGACTCCGTGCTCGTCCGAAGGATGTGCCCGCCGTCCAGCGGGAACGTCGGGACGCAGTTGAACTGGCCAATGACGACGTTGATCCACCCCGTCCAGAACAGGGCGTTCGCCAGCAGGAACACGGGCGCGGTCCCCAGTGCGCTCAGTGGCCCCTCGACGGTGTAGAAGTTCGTCGCGATCCCGGTGAAGCCGGCGAAGT
Above is a window of Haloarcula halophila DNA encoding:
- a CDS encoding V-type ATP synthase subunit D, whose amino-acid sequence is MAKDVKPTRKNLMQIEDRIELSERGHDTLEKKRDGLIMEFMDILDQAQDVRDDLDDSYDRAQHAIDMARAMEGDVAVRGAAAALKEHPELTTQSKNIMGVVVPQIESSKVRKSLDERGYGVMGTSARIDEAADAYEELLENIILAAEVETAMKKMLEEIETTKRRVNALEFKLLPDLHDNKEYIEQKLEEQEREEIFRMKKIKAKKEEEEDELEAAEEADEELEAVTADD
- a CDS encoding ATP synthase subunit A codes for the protein MSQATEADVREDGIIESVSGPVVTARDLDARMNDVVYVGSEGLMGEVIEIEGNITTIQVYEETSGVSPGEPVEGTGSPLSVDLGPGMLDAIYDGVQRPLDVLEEKMGSPYLDRGVDAPGIDLEKTWEFEPEVEAGDEVEAGDIVGTVPETPSIDHKVMVPPNSEGGEVTSIESGNFTVEETVVELDSGEEIQMRQEWPVRSQRPAEDKETPTEPLISGQRVLDGLFPIAKGGTAAIPGPFGSGKTVTQHQLAKWADADIVVYVGCGERGNEMTEVIEDFPELEDPITGNALMDRTCLIANTSNMPVAARESCVYTGITIAEYFRDMGYDVALMADSTSRWAEAMREISSRLEEMPGEEGYPAYLSARLSEFYERAGYFQNINDTEGSVSVIGAVSPPGGDFSEPVTQNTLRIVKTFWALDADLAERRHFPSINWNESYSLYRDQLDPWFVDNVRDDWPETRQWAIDTLDEEAELQEIVQLVGKDALPEDQQLTLEIARYLREAWLQQNAFHPTDTYCEPEKTYRIMDAIKTYNDAAFEALDAGVPVEEITDIESAPRLNRIGVQEDYNEYIDDLEDDITSELRELY
- a CDS encoding DUF6276 family protein gives rise to the protein MSCPECGGEQLVIPVPVDLREHLRGDAPGVLVCRSCLAMRPADDPPAELPDLTSLDDALPSNPEAALPLVLLVGLLDSLAVNRSEITALLERAERAGADPLLVVDRLGDSFGADAHVDLASRRRQLEQLL
- a CDS encoding bacteriorhodopsin codes for the protein MPQPGSESIWLWLGTAGMFLGMVYFIARGWGETDERRQKFYIATILITAIAFVNYLAMALGFGLTIIELPNDPEAPIYWARYTDWLFTTPLLLYDLGLLAGADRNTIASLVSLDVLMIGTGVLATLSAGSGVLSPGAERLVWWGISTAFLLVLLYFLFSSLSGRVSDLPSDTQSTFKTLRNLVTVVWLVYPVWWLIGTEGLGLVGIFPETAGFMVIDLVAKVGFGFILLRSHSVLDGAKQSTGAATPADD
- the prf1 gene encoding peptide chain release factor aRF-1; amino-acid sequence: MSEQEQDQSDKQKYEFRKVIEELKDYRGSGTQLVSIYVPEDKLLSDVVAHVTQEHSEASNIKSKDTRTAVQDALTSIKDRLRYYDTSPENGMVLFSGAIDQGGGRTDMVTKVLESPPDPIQSFRYHCDAEFLTEPLEDMLADKGLFGLIVLDRREANVGWLKGKRVEPVKSASSLVPGKQRKGGQSAQRFARLRLEAIDNFYQEVAGMANDLMVDDRHEMDGVLVGGPSPTKDEFLDGDYLHHELQDMVLGKFDVAYTDESGLYDLVDAADEVLAQHEILQDKQTMEEFFKQLHDGNKATYGFDQTRQNLNMGAVDQLLISEDLRKDVVSYTCENGHDEYELINSTADTDDHDCTRCSATVDAADAEREDAIDHLMELADQRGSETVFVSTDFEKGEQLLTAFGGVAGLLRYSTGV
- a CDS encoding PAS domain S-box protein, coding for MSPEYRVLHVDDEPDFLALTADYLEGEHEGFRVETATSATEGLATLDRTWIDCIVSDYEMPETTGIELLESVRSDHPDLPVIIFTGRGTESVASRAISAGVTDYLHKDGGPEQFTILANRIENAVDKYRTEQRLTETRRRYEQVTEQNLAGIYLIQNGEFVFVNPTLAEIHGYERETVVGMSPLELVAPAERDRVQRQLRRRLDGDVEDIHYETVGLTKTGEHIDIELHGSRTTYDGSPAIIGTELDITERKERQRELQRTKQRLEMALQEARAGLWKWDLDTDDLYWSDELLDLLGLSPDEFDGDIGAFEERLHPDDVDRVEAAIETAIENETHYQVEERIEDADGEYIWLDARGRVAENGDSRSMTGIVIDITERKEQEELLRRQRDRLDELTRTLSHDLRNPLQVADGQLKLARRECDSEHLETVDLALDRIDTLITDVLSLTENGETAADSSLVDLAALAQNCWRTVDTAEATLVTDIDRTLRAHESRLRQLFENLIRNAVEHAGTHVTVTVGELPGGFYVEDDGPGIPAEERGGVFEVGYSTSEDGTGFGLNIVKRVVETHGWDVQVTEGTDGGARFEVTGVESATE
- a CDS encoding ATP synthase subunit B is translated as MKEYQTITEISGPLVFVETDEPVGYDEIVEIETSDGQMRRGQVLESASDYVAIQVFEGTEGIDREASVRFLGETMKMPVTEDLLGRVMDGTGQPIDGGPEIVPDERQDIVGAAINPFSREYPEEFIQTGVSAIDGMNTLVRGQKLPIFSASGLPHNDLALQIARQATVPEEEDGEDDEGSEFAVIFGAMGITAEEANEFMDDFERTGALERSVVFMNLADDPAVERTITPRLALTTAEYLAFEKDYHVLVILTDMTNYCEALREIGAAREEVPGRRGYPGYMYTDLAQLYERAGRIEGRSGSVTQIPILTMPGDDDTHPIPDLTGYITEGQIYIDRDLNSQGVQPPINVLPSLSRLMDDGIGEGLTRGDHADVKDQIFAAYAEGEDLRDLVNIVGREALSDLDNKYLDFADRFEDEFVDQGIDTDRDIDETLELGWDLLSMLPKDALNRIDEELIEEHYREDEPAETVEAEA